From the genome of Streptomyces sp. NBC_01116, one region includes:
- a CDS encoding MFS transporter, with product MTAPAAQRPDLTPQGHPQRWLILGVICLAQLTVLLDNTVLNVAIPSLTSELDASTSDVQWMINAYSLVQAGLLLTAGSSADRYGRKKMLIVGLALFGVGSLVAGLSQSSAQLIAARAGMGVGGALLLTTTLAVVVQIFDDTERVKAIGIWSTVASLGFAAGPLFGGFVLDHFWWGAIFLINIPVALIGLVAVARLVPESKSGRGERPDLLGALLSTIGMTAVVFAIISGPEHGWASGRVLLTVCVGVAVLAGFVLWELRIPHPMLDMHFFRNQKFVGAVAGAILVAFGMTGSLFLLTQHLQFVLGYGPLEAGLRTAPMALTVVVLNLAGLGARMVRTFGTPVVIAAGMSCLAAGLAAIAVLGGGDGGYGGMLFGLVVMGVGVAFAMPAMANAIMSAIPPEKAGVGAGVNGMLAEFGNGLGVAVLGAVLNARFAALVPAAVGAASLPAALAAADGPAAREQIKDAFASGLEVSQLAGAVAVLAGGLLAALLLRRAERAEQADPAQVPVAGTASAPVTEAAAATPVAGATAAPVAGASKAGDRADSSGPAA from the coding sequence ATGACGGCGCCCGCCGCACAGCGACCAGACCTCACCCCCCAGGGGCATCCGCAGCGCTGGCTGATCCTCGGCGTCATCTGCCTGGCCCAGCTCACGGTGCTGCTCGACAACACCGTCCTGAACGTCGCGATCCCCTCCCTCACGTCGGAGCTGGACGCCTCCACCTCCGACGTGCAGTGGATGATCAACGCCTACTCGCTCGTCCAGGCGGGTCTGCTGCTCACCGCGGGCAGCTCCGCCGACCGCTACGGACGCAAGAAGATGCTGATCGTGGGCCTCGCCCTGTTCGGCGTCGGCTCGCTCGTGGCCGGGCTCTCCCAGTCCTCGGCCCAGCTCATCGCGGCCCGTGCCGGGATGGGGGTCGGCGGCGCGCTGCTGCTCACCACCACGCTCGCCGTCGTGGTCCAGATCTTCGACGACACCGAGCGGGTCAAGGCGATCGGGATCTGGTCGACCGTCGCCTCCCTCGGCTTCGCGGCGGGGCCGCTGTTCGGCGGGTTCGTCCTCGACCACTTCTGGTGGGGCGCGATCTTCCTGATCAACATCCCGGTCGCGCTGATCGGTCTGGTCGCCGTCGCCCGGCTCGTACCGGAGTCGAAGAGCGGCCGGGGGGAGCGGCCGGACCTGCTGGGCGCGTTGCTCTCCACGATCGGTATGACCGCTGTCGTCTTCGCGATCATCTCCGGGCCGGAGCACGGCTGGGCGTCCGGCCGCGTGCTGCTGACGGTGTGCGTCGGCGTCGCCGTGCTGGCCGGGTTCGTGCTGTGGGAGCTGCGGATTCCGCACCCGATGCTCGACATGCACTTCTTCCGGAACCAGAAGTTCGTCGGTGCGGTGGCGGGGGCCATCCTGGTCGCCTTCGGGATGACCGGCTCGCTCTTCCTGCTCACCCAGCATCTGCAGTTCGTCCTCGGCTACGGGCCGTTGGAGGCGGGTCTGCGGACGGCTCCGATGGCCCTCACCGTGGTCGTCCTCAACCTCGCGGGTCTCGGCGCGCGCATGGTCCGGACGTTCGGCACGCCCGTCGTCATCGCGGCGGGGATGAGCTGCCTGGCCGCCGGTCTCGCCGCGATCGCGGTGCTCGGCGGGGGCGACGGCGGGTACGGCGGCATGCTGTTCGGCCTGGTCGTGATGGGTGTGGGCGTCGCCTTCGCGATGCCCGCGATGGCCAACGCCATCATGAGCGCGATCCCGCCGGAGAAGGCCGGGGTGGGCGCGGGCGTCAACGGCATGCTCGCGGAGTTCGGCAACGGACTGGGGGTCGCGGTGCTCGGCGCGGTGCTGAACGCCCGCTTCGCCGCTCTCGTACCGGCCGCCGTCGGCGCAGCCTCGCTGCCCGCGGCCCTGGCCGCCGCCGACGGGCCCGCCGCCCGGGAGCAGATCAAGGACGCCTTCGCCTCGGGCCTTGAGGTCAGTCAACTGGCCGGTGCGGTCGCGGTGCTGGCGGGCGGACTGCTCGCCGCGCTGCTGCTGCGGCGTGCCGAGCGGGCCGAGCAAGCCGATCCGGCACAGGTGCCGGTGGCCGGGACCGCCTCGGCGCCGGTGACGGAGGCCGCGGCCGCGACGCCGGTGGCCGGGGCCACCGCGGCACCGGTGGCCGGGGCCTCGAAGGCCGGGGACCGGGCAGACTCGTCCGGACCGGCGGCATAG
- a CDS encoding TetR/AcrR family transcriptional regulator: MVSESDREPEPESGSVRESGADRRSVRESGRGSEPEPLSGADRANDAARTSVWLDRQTPSRSRRSESPAGLDRNRITEASVRLLDADGLAKFSMRRLAAELDVTAMSLYWYVDTKDDLLELALDSVYAEIAPPREDAGWQDRLRELARSYRELLVRHIWVSPLAGTFLNIGPNSMLFSYAVQDVVRATGLPLERQTGALSAVFQFVYGFGTVEGHFKARCDATGLTQDEYHRQAMGTIRAQPHLRQIVEASDDLMAARGGKTVEEMRERDFVFALDLLVAGIEAVRDRSGSAAR; the protein is encoded by the coding sequence ATGGTGTCCGAGTCCGACCGCGAGCCCGAGCCGGAGTCCGGGTCCGTCCGCGAGTCCGGGGCCGACCGCAGGTCCGTCCGCGAGTCCGGCCGCGGGTCCGAGCCGGAGCCCCTGTCCGGAGCCGACCGCGCGAACGACGCCGCGCGGACCAGCGTGTGGCTGGACCGGCAGACCCCCTCACGCTCCCGCAGGTCCGAGTCCCCGGCCGGCCTGGACCGCAACCGGATCACCGAGGCGTCGGTGCGGCTGCTGGACGCCGACGGCCTCGCCAAGTTCTCGATGCGCCGCCTCGCCGCCGAGCTGGACGTCACCGCGATGTCCCTCTACTGGTACGTGGACACCAAGGACGACCTCCTGGAGCTGGCGCTCGACTCGGTCTACGCCGAGATCGCCCCGCCCCGCGAGGACGCCGGCTGGCAGGACCGGCTGCGGGAGCTGGCCCGCAGCTACCGGGAACTCCTCGTCCGCCACATCTGGGTCTCCCCGCTGGCCGGGACGTTCCTCAACATCGGCCCGAACTCCATGCTGTTCTCGTACGCCGTCCAGGACGTCGTCCGGGCCACCGGGCTGCCCCTGGAGCGGCAGACGGGCGCGCTCTCGGCGGTCTTCCAGTTCGTGTACGGATTCGGCACGGTCGAGGGCCACTTCAAGGCGCGGTGCGACGCCACCGGGCTGACCCAGGACGAGTACCACCGCCAGGCGATGGGCACGATCAGGGCGCAGCCGCACCTGCGGCAGATCGTCGAGGCGTCGGACGACCTGATGGCGGCGCGGGGCGGGAAGACGGTCGAGGAGATGCGCGAGCGGGACTTCGTCTTCGCGCTGGACCTGCTGGTCGCCGGCATCGAGGCGGTGCGCGACCGGAGCGGGTCAGCGGCTCGTTGA
- a CDS encoding serine hydrolase domain-containing protein produces MTTPSLHELLDAHIAEGSMPGAVALVARGGRTEVVSAGTAVLAGSVPMRRDSLFRIASITKPIVAAAAMTLVEDGLIAPADPVAAWLPELAAPLVVRTPQSPVEDVVPAVRPITLLDLLTFRAGYGFPSDFSLPAVAPLFAELKQGPPQPQAVLAPDAWMAALSRIPLLHQPGDGWLYNTCSDILGVLIARVAGRPLPAYLAERLFEPLGMTDTGFAVEPAALDRFTGYYRAGAEGGGDPVLIDAPDGQWSSPPPFPSGAGGLVSTVDDWAAFGRMLLAEGLSDAGARVLAGESVRQMITDHLTPEQRAASGLFTEGQGWGFGGAVDVEIAAPWNVLGRYGWVGGTGTTAHVIPATGTVAVLLTQMEMGGPAAPEVMRDFWTYAAGF; encoded by the coding sequence ATGACCACCCCCTCCCTGCACGAACTGCTGGACGCCCACATCGCCGAGGGCTCGATGCCGGGCGCGGTGGCCCTGGTCGCCCGGGGCGGCAGGACCGAGGTGGTCTCGGCCGGTACGGCCGTCCTCGCCGGGTCCGTGCCGATGCGGCGGGACTCGCTCTTCCGTATCGCCTCGATCACCAAGCCGATCGTGGCGGCGGCCGCCATGACGCTCGTCGAGGACGGCCTGATCGCCCCCGCCGACCCGGTCGCGGCGTGGCTGCCCGAGCTGGCCGCGCCCCTGGTCGTACGGACCCCGCAGAGCCCGGTCGAGGACGTGGTGCCGGCGGTCCGCCCGATCACCCTGCTCGACCTGCTGACCTTCCGGGCCGGATACGGCTTCCCGTCCGACTTCTCGCTCCCGGCCGTCGCCCCGCTGTTCGCCGAGCTGAAACAGGGGCCGCCACAGCCGCAGGCCGTCCTCGCGCCGGACGCCTGGATGGCCGCGCTGTCCCGTATCCCGTTGCTGCACCAGCCGGGCGACGGCTGGCTCTACAACACGTGCTCCGACATCCTCGGCGTCCTCATCGCCCGGGTCGCCGGCCGCCCGCTGCCCGCGTATCTGGCGGAGCGGCTCTTCGAGCCCCTCGGCATGACGGACACCGGGTTCGCCGTGGAGCCCGCCGCGCTGGACCGGTTCACGGGCTACTACCGGGCCGGGGCGGAGGGCGGCGGTGACCCGGTCCTGATCGACGCGCCGGACGGGCAGTGGAGCAGCCCGCCCCCCTTCCCGTCCGGCGCGGGCGGCCTGGTCTCGACCGTCGACGACTGGGCCGCCTTCGGCCGGATGCTGCTCGCCGAGGGGCTGAGCGACGCCGGTGCCCGGGTCCTGGCCGGCGAGTCCGTCCGCCAGATGATCACGGACCACCTGACCCCGGAGCAGCGCGCCGCGAGCGGGCTGTTCACGGAGGGCCAGGGCTGGGGGTTCGGCGGCGCGGTGGACGTCGAGATCGCCGCCCCCTGGAACGTGCTCGGCCGCTACGGCTGGGTCGGCGGCACCGGCACCACGGCCCACGTCATCCCCGCCACGGGCACGGTCGCCGTCCTGCTCACCCAGATGGAGATGGGCGGACCGGCCGCGCCCGAGGTGATGCGGGACTTCTGGACGTACGCGGCCGGGTTCTGA
- a CDS encoding endonuclease/exonuclease/phosphatase family protein — protein sequence MSLRRRTSRIPQLLFAASLLGALIAPPAAAVTTTRPPSGGDVPLRVATYNIHAGAGADGVFDLDRQTDELRSLDADVIGLQEVDRHWGERSGWRDLAGELARRLRMHVSFAPIYSLDPARPGGPRAEYGVAVLSRHRIVSAQNHEITRLSTQDPNPAPAPAPGFGEVVVRVRGLPVHVYVTHLDYRPDPAVRVAQVADTRRIMAEDRGPRILLGDLNAEPAAPELVPLWRELTDADPGAPTFPAQDPVKRIDFVAVSKGGPGSGIRVRRAWVPDTVASDHRPVVADLLVRGGRGR from the coding sequence ATGTCGCTGCGTCGCCGTACCTCTCGTATCCCTCAACTCCTGTTCGCCGCGTCCCTCTTGGGCGCCCTCATCGCGCCGCCCGCCGCCGCCGTCACCACGACCCGCCCACCTTCCGGCGGAGACGTGCCGCTGCGGGTCGCCACGTACAACATCCATGCCGGGGCGGGCGCGGACGGCGTCTTCGACCTGGACCGCCAGACGGACGAACTCCGTTCACTCGACGCGGATGTGATCGGCCTTCAGGAGGTCGACCGGCACTGGGGCGAACGCAGCGGGTGGCGGGATCTCGCCGGCGAGCTGGCGCGGCGGCTGCGCATGCACGTCTCCTTCGCCCCGATCTACAGCCTGGACCCGGCCCGGCCGGGCGGCCCCCGGGCGGAGTACGGGGTGGCCGTGCTGTCGCGGCACCGGATCGTGAGCGCCCAGAACCACGAGATCACCCGCCTCTCCACCCAGGACCCGAACCCGGCCCCCGCTCCCGCCCCGGGGTTCGGCGAGGTCGTCGTACGGGTGCGGGGGCTGCCCGTGCACGTGTACGTGACCCACCTCGACTACCGCCCGGACCCCGCCGTCCGCGTCGCCCAGGTCGCCGACACCCGGCGGATCATGGCCGAGGACCGGGGCCCCCGGATCCTGCTCGGCGACCTCAACGCGGAGCCCGCCGCCCCCGAACTGGTCCCGCTGTGGCGGGAGCTGACGGACGCCGACCCGGGCGCGCCCACCTTCCCGGCGCAGGACCCGGTCAAGCGCATCGACTTCGTGGCGGTGTCGAAGGGCGGTCCGGGCTCCGGGATCAGGGTGCGGAGGGCCTGGGTGCCGGACACCGTCGCCTCCGACCACCGGCCGGTGGTGGCCGACCTGCTGGTACGGGGAGGAAGGGGCCGATGA
- a CDS encoding ArnT family glycosyltransferase, which produces MTTTAAPALPAAAPPTGREGPRWARPALYGLLLAVGLAYLWNLSASGYANSFYSAAVQAGSQSWKALFFGSLDSAGAITVDKPPAALWPMALSVRLFGLNSWAILAPQVLMALATAAVLNTAVRRRFGPAAGLIAVGVFALTPVAALMFRFNNPDALLALLMTVTVWCVLRALERGRTTWLLWAGAAVGLAFLTKTLQAFLILPPLAVLYAVCAPVPVMRRLGQLALSALTMVLAGGWWVAIVELMPASSRPYVGGSQNNSFLELTFGYNGLGRINGEETGSVGGGGGRGGGGGGGWGETGIGRMFDSEIGGQIAWLLPAALILLAAGLWLTRKAARTDSARAAFVAWGGALIMTAAVFSFMAGIFHQYYTVALAPYVAALVAMGVAVLWEERGAWWPRAVLAGTVVATVVWAYVLLGRTPDYLPWLRWAVLAAGLAGALGLSAVGRFGGRGLAAAVVGLSCAASLAGPAAYTVSTLNSGHQGSIVTAGPSAGFGMGGPGGGGGRGGPGGPGGGDGGQRGGLQQPPGQAQGQGQAQGGMPALPGGAAPGGTAPGGTSPGGTGTGTGTGTGRGTAPGFGEGMRGGGGGGGGGGMGGLLNGTSVDAEAKALLEKGADDYTWVAAAVGAQNAAGYQLATGEPVMAIGGFNGSDPSPTLARFKEYVAEGRIHYFVSGGGMGGGTGGGMEGGGGMGGSSGTSSRISSWVTANFTEVTVGSVTFYDLTRPTS; this is translated from the coding sequence ATGACCACGACCGCCGCCCCCGCGCTCCCCGCCGCCGCGCCGCCGACCGGGAGGGAAGGCCCCCGCTGGGCGCGCCCCGCGCTGTACGGGCTGCTGCTGGCGGTCGGGCTCGCGTACCTCTGGAACCTCAGCGCCTCCGGGTACGCCAACTCCTTCTACTCCGCCGCCGTCCAGGCGGGCAGCCAGAGCTGGAAGGCACTCTTCTTCGGCTCGCTGGACTCCGCAGGCGCCATCACCGTCGACAAGCCGCCCGCCGCGCTCTGGCCGATGGCCCTGTCGGTGCGGCTGTTCGGGCTCAACTCCTGGGCGATCCTGGCCCCCCAGGTCCTGATGGCGCTCGCCACGGCTGCCGTGCTGAACACCGCCGTACGCCGTCGCTTCGGGCCGGCCGCCGGGCTGATCGCGGTGGGCGTGTTCGCGCTGACGCCCGTGGCGGCGCTGATGTTCCGCTTCAACAACCCGGACGCGCTGCTGGCCCTGCTGATGACCGTCACCGTGTGGTGCGTGCTGCGTGCCCTGGAGCGGGGGCGGACGACGTGGCTGCTCTGGGCGGGCGCGGCGGTCGGCCTCGCGTTCCTGACGAAGACCCTCCAGGCGTTCCTGATCCTGCCGCCGCTGGCCGTGCTGTACGCGGTGTGCGCACCCGTTCCCGTGATGAGGCGGCTCGGCCAACTCGCCCTGTCCGCACTGACGATGGTCCTCGCAGGTGGCTGGTGGGTCGCGATCGTGGAGCTGATGCCCGCTTCCTCACGCCCGTACGTCGGCGGCTCGCAGAACAACTCCTTCCTGGAGCTGACCTTCGGCTACAACGGGCTCGGCCGGATCAACGGCGAGGAGACCGGGAGCGTCGGTGGCGGTGGCGGTCGTGGGGGCGGTGGCGGCGGTGGCTGGGGTGAGACCGGCATCGGCCGGATGTTCGACTCCGAGATCGGCGGCCAGATCGCGTGGCTGCTGCCCGCCGCGCTGATCCTGCTGGCGGCCGGGCTCTGGCTGACCCGGAAGGCGGCGCGGACCGACTCCGCGCGGGCCGCGTTCGTCGCGTGGGGCGGTGCGCTGATCATGACGGCGGCCGTGTTCAGCTTCATGGCCGGGATCTTCCACCAGTACTACACGGTGGCCCTCGCCCCGTACGTCGCGGCGCTCGTCGCCATGGGTGTCGCGGTGCTGTGGGAGGAGCGGGGCGCGTGGTGGCCGCGCGCGGTGCTCGCGGGCACGGTCGTCGCGACGGTGGTCTGGGCGTACGTCCTGCTGGGCCGCACCCCGGACTACCTGCCGTGGCTGCGGTGGGCGGTCCTGGCGGCCGGGCTGGCCGGTGCGCTCGGGCTGTCGGCCGTGGGCCGGTTCGGCGGCCGGGGCCTGGCGGCCGCCGTGGTGGGGCTGAGCTGCGCGGCGTCGCTGGCGGGGCCGGCGGCGTACACCGTCTCCACCCTGAACAGCGGCCACCAGGGCTCGATCGTGACCGCCGGTCCTTCGGCCGGCTTCGGCATGGGCGGACCCGGGGGCGGGGGCGGCCGGGGCGGCCCCGGTGGACCCGGCGGCGGTGACGGCGGGCAGCGCGGCGGCCTGCAACAGCCTCCCGGTCAGGCGCAGGGCCAGGGTCAGGCGCAGGGCGGCATGCCTGCGTTGCCCGGAGGCGCCGCACCTGGAGGGACGGCACCGGGAGGAACCTCGCCCGGCGGTACGGGTACGGGTACGGGTACGGGGACGGGCAGGGGCACGGCCCCCGGCTTCGGCGAAGGCATGAGGGGTGGCGGCGGAGGCGGCGGAGGTGGCGGCATGGGCGGACTGCTCAACGGCACGTCCGTCGACGCCGAGGCGAAGGCGCTGCTGGAGAAGGGCGCGGACGACTACACGTGGGTCGCCGCGGCCGTCGGCGCGCAGAACGCGGCCGGCTACCAACTCGCGACCGGCGAACCGGTGATGGCGATCGGCGGCTTCAACGGGAGCGACCCGTCACCGACGTTGGCCCGGTTCAAGGAGTACGTCGCGGAAGGGAGGATCCACTACTTCGTCTCGGGCGGCGGAATGGGCGGAGGCACGGGCGGCGGGATGGAAGGAGGGGGCGGCATGGGCGGCTCCTCCGGCACCTCTTCCCGGATCTCCTCCTGGGTGACGGCGAACTTCACCGAGGTCACCGTCGGCAGCGTCACGTTCTACGACCTGACGCGGCCCACGAGTTGA